In a genomic window of Trichoderma atroviride chromosome 4, complete sequence:
- a CDS encoding uncharacterized protein (EggNog:ENOG41), whose protein sequence is MPRKFITQDVKDQNREIQRRSRARRAEVMNDLKKQVEAYQQQGATASLEMQKVAQAVAFENRRLRNLLKIHGVSQDDVERYIAMPSAPLSDTQASSHEPGSLRCRACGSTSIVAEKLPVALLADQSRVGSNISQEDTYPQPSTSVRSMPILPDKNIAIETVPTAVALPPRSNISHQVSGKRSQEESNYGHQSQNRTSYTSKDKDKNCNGQTSLDVEAPLSMPRDPHYASTRKDHSDVMETSCDTAASILVDLHHHADTQRARAALGCKGPNSCTVNNIKIFQLLENFS, encoded by the exons ATGCCTCGAAAA TTCATCACACAAGATGTTAAAGACCAAAACCGTGAAATCCAACGGCGTTCCAGAGCCCGGCGCGCTGAAGTAATGAACGATCTCAAGAAACAGGTGGAAGCCTATCAGCAGCAGGGTGCAACGGCGTCTTTGGAGATGCAAAAAGTTGCTCAAGCAGTCGCATTTGAGAACCGGCGCTTGAGGAATTTGCTCAAAATACATGGAGTATCACAAGACGATGTTGAACGATACATTGCAATGCCGTCAGCTCCCCTTTCTGATACACAGGCCAGTTCACATGAGCCTGGCTCCCTCAGGTGCAGAGCATGTGGCAGCACATCTATTGTGGCAGAAAAGCTTCCGGTTGCATTACTAGCTGATCAATCCCGTGTGGGTTCAAACATCTCACAGGAAGATACTTATCCACAGCCTTCAACTTCCGTACGATCCATGCCGATTCTACCGGACAAGAACATCGCAATAGAGACTGTCCCAACGGCAGTCGCTTTACCACCACGATCCAATATTTCTCATCAAGTTAGCGGCAAGCGCAGCCAAGAAGAGTCAAATTATGGACACCAATCTCAAAATCGCACATCTTACAcaagcaaagacaaagacaagaatTGCAATGGTCAGACATCCTTGGACGTTGAGGCTCCTCTCTCAATGCCACGCGATCCCCATTACGCATCTACGAGAAAGGATCATTCCGACGTTATGGAAACTTCTTGTGATACGGCGGCATCCATTCTCGTGGATCTTCATCACCATGCAGATACTCAGCGTGCTCGTGCTGCTCTCGGCTGCAAGGGGCCAAACAGTTGTACTgtcaacaacatcaagatATTTCAATTACTAGAAAACTTTTCTTGA